The Treponema phagedenis DNA segment AAAAACAGTAAAAAAGGAACTATTTTGGTTGACATGACAACCTCATCACCTTCCCTTGCGGTGGAACTTTATAAAACCGCAAAAGAGCAGGAGGTGCAGGTATTGGACGCTCCCGTTTCAGGCGGAGACATAGGTGCTCAAAACGCTACACTTACTATTATGTGTGGAGGAGAGCAAGAGACCTTTGATGCCGTGTTGCCGTTTTTTGAGTGTATGGGAAAAACCTTTACTTTAATGGGAGAGGCCGGTGCCGGCCAGCATACAAAGGCGGCAAATCAAATACTTGTTGCCGCAAATCTCATCGGAGCGATTGAAGCAATTCGTTATGCCGAAAGTTCTGATCTTGATCCGCAAAAAATGATTGAAGCCCTTTCAGGCGGTGCGGCAGCAAGTTGGCAGCTAAGCAATAACGGAAAGAAGGTCATTGATCGTGATTTTGCTCCCGGTTTTTTTGTAAAGCACTTTTTAAAAGATTTGAATATTGCGCTTAAAGCAGCAGAAGAGGTTGATTTAAATCTGCCAATGCTTGAGCTGGCGCAAAGCTGTTTCCACGCAATGTGCGATAAAGGCTTTTCAGATGCGGGTACACAAGCGCTTTACGAATACTATAAACGCTATTTATAATCCGCTTTTTCTGACTACATAAATATAAAGGACGATATCTCTTGAATAGAAAACCTCTTTGAAGCTCATGACCGTAATTTTTAGAGGTTCTTTAGCTTCATCAAAAGAGTCGGCCGAATGCAAAAAAATGCCGGCTCCCTCAAAAGAGAAAGCCGGCTGCCAAAGGAGTTTTACAACTGGTGATATCGCTATTGTTTACAGCAGCAAGAGCCGGAAGCGTTTATACGTTTTTCAAGCGTATCTAAGGCTTCGGTGAGCTCTTTCGGGAGTTTTTTGCCGAATTTCGGATAGTGATTTTCCCGTATGTCTTTGATTTCTTTTTTCCAGCCTTCAACATCAACCGAAAGAATTTCTTTCATTTGTTCTTTGCTTACGTCTAAGCCGTCGGTGTTGATTGCGCCTTCTTTGGGCATCCAGCCGATTGGAGTATCGACCGCATTGTCTTTTCCATCGCAGCGGTCAAAAATCCATGCGAGGACGCGGCTGTTTTCGCCGTAGCCCGGCCAGATAAAGTTATCGTTTTCATCTTTTCTGAACCAGTTTACATAGAAGATTTTCGGCAGTTTATCCGCCGAGGTTTTTTTGCCGATTTCAATCCAGTGTTTAAAATAATCACCCATGTGGTAGCCGCAGAAGGGCAACATTGCAAAGGGGTCGCGGCGCACTTGTCCTACCTGATCGGAAATAACCGCTGCGGTAACTTCGGAGCCGACGATTGAACCGAGGAATACGCCGTGGTTCCAGTCGCGGGACTGATGTACCAGCGGGATTGTGCTGGGGCGGCGTCCGCCAAAGAGGAATGCGTCAATCGGCACCCCTTGCGGGTCTTCCCAGTTGTCCGCAATAACCGGACACTGCCGCGCGGGAGCGGTAAACCGTGCATTCGGGTGAGCAATCTCCTCTCCTTTCGGGCTCTTATCTTTTTCGGGAGCGGGGCGTTTTTTCCCGTGCCAGTCAATCAGCTCACCCTTTGCAGGGTAGCCGATCCCTTCCCACCAAATATCTCCGTCTTCAGTCAAACCGCAGTTGGTGAAAATCGTATTTTCTTTAATAGATTCCATTGCATTCTTGTTGGAAAAGTCTGAAGTTCCCGGAGCAACACCGAAAAAGCCCGCCTCGGGGTTAATTGCATACAGCCGTCCGTCTTTGCCGAATTTCATCCAGGCAATATCATCGCCGACTGTTTCCACCTTCCAGCCCGGAAGAGTCGGTATAAGCATTGCAAGGTTTGTTTTTCCGCATGCGGAGGGGAATGCGCCGGTAATATATTTTACCCTACCTTCGGGGTTGGTGATTTTAAGAATAAGCATGTGCTCGGAAAGCCAGCCTTCATCACGGGCAAGCACCGAAGCAATACGGAGCGCAAAACATTTTTTGCCAAGCAGGGCGTTTCCGCCGTAGCCGGAACCATAGGACCAAATCAAGCGCTCTTCGGGAAAATGAGAAATATACTTATGCTCCATATCCGCACAGGGCCATTGTCCTTCGTCCGTCTGTCCCGGCGCAAGCGGTTTGCCGACCGAATGCAAACAGGGAACAAATTCTCCGTCGGTACCCATCACGTCAAGAACCTTTGTGCCGACTCGTGTCATAATGTGCATATTACATACCACATACTCGGAATCGGTTACTTCAATACCGTTTTTTGCAATATCGGAACCAACCGGCCCCATCGAGAAAGGAATAACGTACATAGTTCTGCCCTTCATACAGCCGGTGTAAAGACCTGTCATGGTCTTTTTTAATTCAGCGGGGTCTGTCCAGTGATTGGTAGGGCCTGCATCTTCTTCTTTTTTAGAAGCAATAAAAGTACGCGCTTCCACGCGGGCAACATCGGAAGGCTGCGAGCGGAATAAAAAACTATGCTTGCGTTTTTTAAGCGGGGTACCCAAACCGGCGTCAACCAGTTTTTGCATTAAACGGTCATATTCTTCCTGAGAACCGTCACAAAGATACACATCATCCGGTTGGCACATCTTTATAACGTCTTCAATCCATGCTTTTGCTTTAGTATGTTTTAAATCGTCCAGTTTCATATTATTTCTCCTTAATGATTTAATAAAAATTAAAATATAGTGTCTTTTTTTACTATATATATCATACCGCATTTTCAAAAAATGCACAAGGAGAAAATAGCGAAAGACAGGGCTTACGCAAGAACAAGGGGCTGCCGTCCCTTAGCCCCCGGATTGCAGTTGCTGCTGCGCAGGGGTTTTTGGCTTATGCTTCGCCGTGATTCTGTCCCTTGCACCCCGCCGTTGATACCGCGATTTTTATAACAGGAAGTTAATTACAAAACGCTACACTAATTATCAATGATGTTTTAAAGCAAAGTAATTTGCAAAGCTTTAAAACTCGAAGGTCAAAATGTTTTTGCAACATTTTCCAAGCAAAAACATTTTGACCCGTGTTAGGCATACGGAGGGCGGCGAAGCATTTTTTCAAAAATGCGAGGCCGGATCCTTTTTGCGCGCCTAAAATAGCGCAAAAAGAGCCGCAGGCGATAGCCGGAGCCCGTAGTACGCCGCCCCTCCGCATGGCGTTGACCAAAAAGCAAAAACGCCATGCGGAGAGGAACACCCGAATAATTTGTATCTATTTATAAAATAAACCGAGTTATAAACCGGCGGTGTGTAACTGTTGCGGCGCGGTCGATTGTGCGAAAAGCTTTGATCCGTGATGCGGTTGTTGTTTACTCGTGCAGGATTTTTTGGGGAGCTTTTTTCTTTTTTCGGGATATGCTATACTCCCGCTCATTATGGAAGAAATGAAAAGAACTCATACCTGCGGAGGGATCCGGAAACAGGATATCGGAAAAAACGTTGTATTAAACGGCTGGGTGTATCGCAAGCGCGATCTCGGCGGAATTGCTTTTATAAATTTGCGCGACCGCTACGGGGTTACACAGGTTGTTATCGATGAGGATGCAAGCGTTGAGCTGAAAGACTTAACCGCCAAGCTTCGGATGGAGTTTTGTATTGCGGTTGAAGGTGTGGTGCGGGCGCGGCCGGACACTATGATAAACACGGCAATGTCCACCGGCGAGGTGGAAGTAAAGGTGAATAAGCTTGAGGTGCTTTCAAAAAGCGAAGTTTTGCCTTTTCAAATTGATGAAAAAACAAACGCAAATGAAGACCTGCGGTTACGGTATCGCTATCTTGACTTGCGCTCCGAATCAATGCAAAAGCATATTATTCTGCGCTCAAGGGTGAGTTTTGCGGTTAGGGAATTTTTTACCAATCACGGATTTCTTGAAATCGAAACTCCTACATTCATAAAATCTACTCCGGAGGGAGCGCGCGATTATCTTGTGCCGTCGCGGTTATACCCGGGAAAGTTTTACGCATTGCCGCAGTCTCCGCAGCTGTACAAGCAAATATTGATGGTTTCAGGTTTTGACCGCTATTTTCAGATCGCCCGCTGTTACCGCGATGAAGATGCGCGCGGAGATCGTCAGCCGGAGTTTACGCAAATTGATGTTGAAATGAGTTTTGTTTCCCGCGATGATGTATTGCGCATTACCGAAGAGATGATGCAGTTTGTTTTCCAAAAAACAATGAATATTACGCTGCCGAAAACATTTGAGCGGCTTTCGTATGACGATGCAATAAACCTGTACGGAACCGATAAGCCCGATTTGCGTTTTGATATGCACATGCAGGACGCCGCCTTTATGGCGCCGCTCGGCTCTTTTTCGGTGTTTACCGATGCGCTTGCCGCGGGGGGCTCAATAAAAGCGCTGGTAGTTCCGGGACAAGCAGAGCAATACAGTCGCAAAAAGATTGAAGAGCTTGAAGCAAGCGCAAAAATCTATAAGGCGAAAGGGCTTGCATGGTTTAAAGTGGGAGAGCAAAAACTTGAAGGCGGTATTGCGAAGTTTTTTGAAGGGAAAGAAAAAGAAATTACCAAAACACTGAATGCACAAAAAGGAGATTTAGTTCTTTTTGTTGCCGACCCAAGCCATAAAACCGCCTGCACCGCACTCGGCGCCGTGCGCAGCAAGTTGGGAAAAGACCTCAACCTGCTTAACCCAAATGAATTCCGCTTTGTATGGATTATTGACTTTCCGCTTTTTGAATGGAATGAGGATGAGCAAAAATGGGATCCCGCACATCACATGTTCTCGGCGCCGCAGGAAAAATACCTTGCCACGCTGGAAACAAATCAGGCTGAAGTAAAAGGCGATTTATACGATCTTGTTTTAAACGGGTATGAACTTGCCTCGGGCTCCATCCGTATCCATGACCCGGAATTGCAAAAACGGATATTTAAAATTGTGGGCTTTGACGAATCCGAGGCGGAAGCAAAGTTCGGCTTTTTAACCGAAGCCTTTAAATACGGCGCACCTCCCCACGGCGGCATTGCTCCGGGGCTTGACCGGCTTGTCATGCTCATGGCGGGAGAAACTTCCATTAAGGAAGTAATCGCCTTCCCCAAAAACACTTTCGCTGTCGGCCCTATGGAAGACTGCCCGAGCCTTGTCGACCAAAAACAGCTTGACGAACTTCACTTACAAATAAAAGACAAATAATAAACACTTTTCCGGGGCAGTCTAAAAAGTTACGCTCTTGCGATTTTTAAAACTGCCCCTTTTTATGATTTATGTAAAATGTATTAAACGGATCGAGTTATCAAAAAAGCATGTAGTGTCTGTGAATCTATGTACTACTTGTGTAGAGTGAAAACGTAAAAAATTTTATAAAAAAGAGCCCGACACAACGGTTTGGTTTTGCCGTCCGTGGCAAAACCAAACCTGCGAGTTTTAAAGCTTTGCAAATTACTTTGCTTTAAAACGTCGCTTCTGCGTGGAACCACCGCCATCCGTGGCGGTTCTGATTTTGACAACGGTGGGCAAACTTACCATAGTGATGCTGAATTCGCAGGCCATTATTGTTGATACTCCGATTTTTATAACAGGAAGTTAATTACAAAACGATATACTACTTGTGTAGAGTGAAACCGTATAGTTTGTGAAAGTGACAAAATTGCGTATAGAGAATAAAAAATTGACAATTAGCCTAAACTGTGAGATACTTAATCCAGATTATTATTAATCTATCACTTTCTTTTTCGTAATTATTTGGAGGCTTATTATGAAAAAAATTATTCTTACCATGCTTACGATTTTTATCGCATTTGCATGTTTTTTCGGTTGTACAAAAACTGAGGATAAAAAAGACGAGCAGGTGGTGTTAACAATGGGCTCATGGCGCGCCGATGATGTTGCTGCATGGGAAACTATTCTTGCCGAGTATAAAAAAATCTCCGGTGTTGAAATTCAGTTTAAACCGACAAACCCGCCGGATTATAATGCAACCTTAAGATTGCAGCTTGATAACGGCACAGGACCGGATTTAATGTTTGCGCGCTCTTATGCCACCGGTGCAGAGCTTTTTGCTAAAGGTTTTTTTGAGGATGTAAGTGATTTACCCGGCTTGCAGGAAAACTTCAGTGCAACCGCAAAGGCGGCATGGCAGGATTCGACAGGCAAATCTTTTGCCGTACCGGTGGCTGCCGTTATCCAAAGTGTTTTTTATAATAAAAATATCTTTAAGCAAGCGGGGATCGCAATACCCGAAACATGGGAAGATTTTTTAGCCGCATGCAAAAGTTTAGCGGGAACAGGAAGAACTGCTCCTCTTGCCAATGGCGTAAGTGAAGAGTGGGATATTAACGAATGCTTTATGATGGGAATCTTACCAAACTTTATTGACGCCGAAAAGGGAAGACTCGCATATGAAAACGGTGAGCGCCCCTTTAATGATGCAGATATGGTTAAAGCTTTTCAAGCAATGGCTGATGTGGCTCAATATTGTCCGAAAGGATTTGAAGCATTAAGTTATAATGATTCAAACGCATTGTTTGCTACCGGAAAAGCGGCAATGTTTGCGGACGGATCATGGACATTGGATACCTTTAAAGACCTTCCGTTTGAGTGGGGCAACTTCGCCTTTCCTCCGCCTAAAGGGAAAACTCCGGCAATTTGCTTCCATGTCGATATGGGAATCGCCATGAATGCAAACGGTAAGCATAAGGAAGAGGCAAAAGCATTTTTGCGATGGCTTTGCACACCCGAAGGTGTTGCGATTGTTGCAAAAGGTTTGCCAGGAGGTTTTTATCCGATGATCCAAGCTGATATTAAAATTGAAGATCCGCACAGTGCCGAACTCTATTCTCTCATAAAAGGACGGGAACAGGATGTCCGCTTTGTATGGCCGAAATTGATGAACGGAGATCCATCCGGATATGTTCTGATGAATCAGGGTGTTATCGCTGTAATGAAAGGAGAAAAAACCGCTCAGCAAGCGGCGGATGAAATGGCGGCAGGACTTGCAAAATGGTATAAACCTTCAAAATAAGGTTTTTCTATACCATGCCGTAAATCGGATTTATCCGGATACATAGTAATTGAACAGCCTCAAGCTATGAGACTATACGGGCTGTTCAATTATTCAAAACGTTTTGAGTGTGATTTGCCTGAATAAATATCCGCAGTATGCGCATGCAAATTCTTTTATCATTATTTTGTGTAACACAGTTTGTAGAGACAGTTTAGTATCCCAGCGCTTAAAAAAGGCTCTTAAGAGCTGAAAGGATGTTTTTCAACGTTGCTTTAATTTCGCTTACGGGGTTTGGAAATTCCGGTTTTATATCTCATCGGGGATGCTTTTAACCATCGTTGAAATTTTCAGTGTTATATGGTCGGTTCCGCTTTCATGCAAGGATGAAAAGTCAATGTTCGAAGCTCCTGTTCATGCATAAACTTCCGAGCAAGTGTCGCTTCAATAATCATTCGATTTACGTAAAGGTCTCTTTTATTTTATGCAGGTTTACACTATACTCATCAAAAAAGAAGGTTTTATATATGCTTAAAAAGAAAAAATTTTCTCAAAGCGGATGGTATCTCTATCTTGTACCTGCGCTTTTCTTCTATACAATATTTATGGCGTATCCGTTAATAGGATCAATCCGCTTAAGTTTTTTTAAAACTACCGGCGGAGAATATAGTTTTGCGGGGTTATATAACTATATCAATCTCTTTACAAACGATGAGTATTCCACGCGTTTTTGGGGAGCCTTTAAAAATACGTGGTATTTTTTCTTTATTCATATGTTGGTTCAAAACTGCCTTGCGGTTACCTTTGCCCTAATGCTCACCGAAAGAACAATGAAATATTCCAGAGTATATCAAACTATTATTTTTATTCCGGTTACTTTTGCGGTGCTTGTAACCGGCTATTTATGGAAGCTTTTATTAAATCCTCAATGGGGCGCGTTTGCCGTTGTGCTTAACAGTCTCGGCTTTGATTTTCTTGTGTATCCGTGGCTGGGTGAACAAAACACCGCATTAACAGCTGTCTCGCTTGTTTCTACCTGGCAGTGGATGGGAATTCCGACTATGATGTTTTATGCCGCCTTGCAAGGGATATCGGACGATATTATGGAAGCATCCGAGCTTGAGGGAACGAGTAAACTGCAAAGAACTTTTTATATTCGCCTTCCGCTCATCTTACCGATTATCGGAATTGTGTCGGTGCTTACGTTTGTCAACAACTTCAATGCGTTTGACGTTGTTTTTGCAATGGAAAATGCAAACGGTGCGCCGCAATACTCAACTGATATAATGGGGACATTATTTTACCGAGTTGGAATTGCGGGGCAGCATCCGGTAGGTATTCCCAATCCGGGACTGGGGGCAGCTATTGCAACAGTTACCTTCTTGCTGCTATTAGCCGGTGCACTGCTTATTCTCAAGTTTACCCAAAAAAATAAATAAGGAGGACAATAAAAAAATGGCGTCTTCACAAAAAAATCTAAATATAAAAAGCCATGCAGTATTGATTTTATGGTCAATTATTGTGCTGGTGCCGATATGGGTTATGATTATTAATTCATTTAAAAGTAAATATGATATTTATCAGGCTCCTTTTAGCCTTCCAAAAAAATGGGTTTTTGAAAACTATACGGCAGTGTTGCGGAGCAGCGAATTTTTAATTTATTTTAAGAATTCCGTTTTAGTAACGGTTTGTTCAATTGTTTTAATTATTTTGTTCGGTTCAATGGCGGGATATGCCATCGTAAATAAAAAGAATAAAATTACAAAATTCTTTTATTTCTTTTTTATTGCGGGGATGATGCTTCCCATCAAAATCGGCAGCATACAACTTTTACATATAATAAAAGGGCTGGGGCTTCTTAACACGCTTTGGGGACTTTATCCCATTTATATTGCAATGGGCATTCCGATAGCTGTTTTTGTTTTAACCGAATTTATTTCCGATATTCCAAAAGATGTTATCGAGGCTACCGTTATGGACGGTGCGAGCAGCCTCACCATATACGGGAGAATTATCATACCGATGATAAAACCGGCAATCGCAACGGTTTCGATTTACAACCTTGTTCCTATTTGGAATGACCTCTGGTTTCCGCTTATTTTTATCAGCAACGAAAAATCAAAAACGCTTTTGCTGGGTGTTACAAGACTATTCGGTCAATACATAACCGACTGGGCGAAAATACTTGCGGTGTTAACACTTTCGGCAATTCCCGTGATTATACTCTATCTTGCAATGAGTAGGCACTTTATTAAAGGTCTTAC contains these protein-coding regions:
- a CDS encoding ABC transporter substrate-binding protein, yielding MKKIILTMLTIFIAFACFFGCTKTEDKKDEQVVLTMGSWRADDVAAWETILAEYKKISGVEIQFKPTNPPDYNATLRLQLDNGTGPDLMFARSYATGAELFAKGFFEDVSDLPGLQENFSATAKAAWQDSTGKSFAVPVAAVIQSVFYNKNIFKQAGIAIPETWEDFLAACKSLAGTGRTAPLANGVSEEWDINECFMMGILPNFIDAEKGRLAYENGERPFNDADMVKAFQAMADVAQYCPKGFEALSYNDSNALFATGKAAMFADGSWTLDTFKDLPFEWGNFAFPPPKGKTPAICFHVDMGIAMNANGKHKEEAKAFLRWLCTPEGVAIVAKGLPGGFYPMIQADIKIEDPHSAELYSLIKGREQDVRFVWPKLMNGDPSGYVLMNQGVIAVMKGEKTAQQAADEMAAGLAKWYKPSK
- a CDS encoding NAD(P)-dependent oxidoreductase, which codes for MEIKNTKIGFIGLGVMGKSMAENLRKSGAEMHVFTRTKTSADEIVSKGAVWHDSPADVAKNSDVVFTIVGYPADVEQVYLGENGLIKNSKKGTILVDMTTSSPSLAVELYKTAKEQEVQVLDAPVSGGDIGAQNATLTIMCGGEQETFDAVLPFFECMGKTFTLMGEAGAGQHTKAANQILVAANLIGAIEAIRYAESSDLDPQKMIEALSGGAAASWQLSNNGKKVIDRDFAPGFFVKHFLKDLNIALKAAEEVDLNLPMLELAQSCFHAMCDKGFSDAGTQALYEYYKRYL
- a CDS encoding carbohydrate ABC transporter permease; this encodes MLKKKKFSQSGWYLYLVPALFFYTIFMAYPLIGSIRLSFFKTTGGEYSFAGLYNYINLFTNDEYSTRFWGAFKNTWYFFFIHMLVQNCLAVTFALMLTERTMKYSRVYQTIIFIPVTFAVLVTGYLWKLLLNPQWGAFAVVLNSLGFDFLVYPWLGEQNTALTAVSLVSTWQWMGIPTMMFYAALQGISDDIMEASELEGTSKLQRTFYIRLPLILPIIGIVSVLTFVNNFNAFDVVFAMENANGAPQYSTDIMGTLFYRVGIAGQHPVGIPNPGLGAAIATVTFLLLLAGALLILKFTQKNK
- a CDS encoding carbohydrate ABC transporter permease, coding for MASSQKNLNIKSHAVLILWSIIVLVPIWVMIINSFKSKYDIYQAPFSLPKKWVFENYTAVLRSSEFLIYFKNSVLVTVCSIVLIILFGSMAGYAIVNKKNKITKFFYFFFIAGMMLPIKIGSIQLLHIIKGLGLLNTLWGLYPIYIAMGIPIAVFVLTEFISDIPKDVIEATVMDGASSLTIYGRIIIPMIKPAIATVSIYNLVPIWNDLWFPLIFISNEKSKTLLLGVTRLFGQYITDWAKILAVLTLSAIPVIILYLAMSRHFIKGLTAGAVKG
- the aspS gene encoding aspartate--tRNA ligase translates to MKRTHTCGGIRKQDIGKNVVLNGWVYRKRDLGGIAFINLRDRYGVTQVVIDEDASVELKDLTAKLRMEFCIAVEGVVRARPDTMINTAMSTGEVEVKVNKLEVLSKSEVLPFQIDEKTNANEDLRLRYRYLDLRSESMQKHIILRSRVSFAVREFFTNHGFLEIETPTFIKSTPEGARDYLVPSRLYPGKFYALPQSPQLYKQILMVSGFDRYFQIARCYRDEDARGDRQPEFTQIDVEMSFVSRDDVLRITEEMMQFVFQKTMNITLPKTFERLSYDDAINLYGTDKPDLRFDMHMQDAAFMAPLGSFSVFTDALAAGGSIKALVVPGQAEQYSRKKIEELEASAKIYKAKGLAWFKVGEQKLEGGIAKFFEGKEKEITKTLNAQKGDLVLFVADPSHKTACTALGAVRSKLGKDLNLLNPNEFRFVWIIDFPLFEWNEDEQKWDPAHHMFSAPQEKYLATLETNQAEVKGDLYDLVLNGYELASGSIRIHDPELQKRIFKIVGFDESEAEAKFGFLTEAFKYGAPPHGGIAPGLDRLVMLMAGETSIKEVIAFPKNTFAVGPMEDCPSLVDQKQLDELHLQIKDK
- a CDS encoding phosphoenolpyruvate carboxykinase (GTP) — encoded protein: MKLDDLKHTKAKAWIEDVIKMCQPDDVYLCDGSQEEYDRLMQKLVDAGLGTPLKKRKHSFLFRSQPSDVARVEARTFIASKKEEDAGPTNHWTDPAELKKTMTGLYTGCMKGRTMYVIPFSMGPVGSDIAKNGIEVTDSEYVVCNMHIMTRVGTKVLDVMGTDGEFVPCLHSVGKPLAPGQTDEGQWPCADMEHKYISHFPEERLIWSYGSGYGGNALLGKKCFALRIASVLARDEGWLSEHMLILKITNPEGRVKYITGAFPSACGKTNLAMLIPTLPGWKVETVGDDIAWMKFGKDGRLYAINPEAGFFGVAPGTSDFSNKNAMESIKENTIFTNCGLTEDGDIWWEGIGYPAKGELIDWHGKKRPAPEKDKSPKGEEIAHPNARFTAPARQCPVIADNWEDPQGVPIDAFLFGGRRPSTIPLVHQSRDWNHGVFLGSIVGSEVTAAVISDQVGQVRRDPFAMLPFCGYHMGDYFKHWIEIGKKTSADKLPKIFYVNWFRKDENDNFIWPGYGENSRVLAWIFDRCDGKDNAVDTPIGWMPKEGAINTDGLDVSKEQMKEILSVDVEGWKKEIKDIRENHYPKFGKKLPKELTEALDTLEKRINASGSCCCKQ